A genomic window from Candidatus Zixiibacteriota bacterium includes:
- a CDS encoding non-canonical purine NTP pyrophosphatase, with product MQLVLATRNQDKIREIMHLLEDLPITILTFKDFLDFPEVEETGETLEENAILKAKGIT from the coding sequence ATGCAACTTGTTCTCGCGACCAGAAACCAGGATAAAATCAGGGAGATAATGCATCTTCTTGAAGATCTGCCCATAACCATCCTGACTTTCAAGGATTTTCTTGATTTCCCCGAGGTGGAAGAAACCGGTGAGACTCTGGAAGAAAATGCTATTCTCAAGGCGAAAGGAATCACC